Proteins found in one Lepisosteus oculatus isolate fLepOcu1 chromosome 22, fLepOcu1.hap2, whole genome shotgun sequence genomic segment:
- the LOC102697261 gene encoding uncharacterized protein → MISLCCVGLLLGCYSAFVDSQSQRDVTVECQTDSVVVRVGLTSGSALPVDPSGLLLGNCPPFSSDGNTAVFRSSLLDCRFMRMATASILVYSNELSYKPSPGFNSIPFNELIVCSYNMTPGWAPPVFNPALGDASGFGTLVFFMDVMNDDFSAPRVSTTFFLGTLIPIRAAVDQQFHMPLILFLEECVAATTAVLSPSSQTYSLINNYGCLVDGQVANSKFLTRVRSSEIQLVVQAFKFTEGEDVYIHCQLAAWDPQQLDPTKKACNFNKTTNSWELLDDPNQNSLCSCCSSICTQRKKRELGAGDQGLTHTTVLGPLKILAAAQASERGASVKKELSDRLGGLYGSVVKMVFLWSLVAMGLFFTVPVLTQQGHDITVSCGQDSITVSVDLKVRSLLPLDPSGLLLGSCPVSNVAQGQAVFQSEFLDCRFMRMATADILVYKNVLTYQPTTSAFYPSPFSEPIECTYVKSPDWTPPLYNPALGDASGFGTLTFSMDIMADDFSAPRVSTTFFLGSLIPIQAAVDQQFHMPLILFLEECVAATTAVLSPSSQTYSLINNYGCFEDSKTSNSRFLPRSQTSNIRVLVQAFKFMTQNDVYLHCQLVAWDPARLNDPTKKACNFNKTTNRWELLDDPSQYVLCDCCTSSCVGRRKRDADVQGLRHTTVLGPLRIVPEEDPGDFFETKVPAVIIQEEDPVPIWVIFLAGALLVTVLLGALSLMYYFCVWSPSGVQTKPQSELLIPAQIDEVHRVVGIHCSFPKES, encoded by the exons ATGATTTCCCTGTGTTGTGTTGGGCTTTTGCTGGGTTGCTACAGCGCTTTTGTAGACTCGCAGAGTCAAAGAG ATGTGACGGTGGAGTGTCAGACCGATTCCGTTGTCGTTCGGGTGGGACTGACGTCAGGATCCGCTTTACCTGTCGATCCCAGCGGCTTGCTTCTCGGAAACTGTCCTCCGTTTAGTTCTGATGGAAATACGGCTGTTTTCCGGTCTAGTCTGCTCGACTGTCGCTTCATGCGTATG GCTACAGCTAGCATCTTGGTATACAGCAATGAACTGTCCTACAAGCCCAGTCCAGGTTTCAACTCTATTCCATTTAATGAGCTGATTGTCTGCAGCTATAACAT GACTCCTGGCTGGGCTCCCCCAGTATTTAATCCTGCCCTGGGGGATGCTTCTGGGTTTGGAACCCTGGTTTTCTTCATGGATGTTATGAATG ATGACTTCAGTGCCCCCAGGGTCTCCACCACATTCTTCCTGGGGACCCTTATTCCCATCCGGGCTGCAGTGGACCAGCAGTTCCACATGCCTCTGATCCTCTTCCTGGAAGAGTGTGTTGCTGCCACCACTGCAGTGCTGAGTCCTTCAAGCCAGACCTACTCGCTCATCAACAACTATGG ATGCTTGGTGGATGGCCAGGTTGCCAACTCTAAGTTCCTAACCCGAGTTCGGAGCTCTGAAATTCAACTAGTGGTTCAGGCCTTCAAGTTCACAGAGGGCGAGGAT GTCTACATTCACTGCCAGCTGGCAGCCTGGGACCCGCAGCAACTTGACCCTACTAAGAAAGCCTGCAATTTCAACAAGACTACCAACAG TTGGGAGCTGTTGGATGACCCCAACCAGAACTCCCTGTGCAGCTGCTGTTCCTCAATCTGCACACAGAGGAAGAAAAGAGAATTGGGAGCAG GTGACCAGGGGTTGACGCACACCACTGTTCTGGGACCCCTGAAGATCCTTGCTGCAGCACAGGCTAGTGAGCGTGGTGCATCTGTCAAGAAGGAACTCTCTGACCGACTAG GTGGTTTGTATGGTTCAGTTGTGAAAATGGTTTTTCTTTGGAGTCTTGTAGCGATGGGACTGTTTTTCACGGTTCCTGTTCTGACGCAGCAAGGACATG ATATTACCGTGAGCTGTGGGCAGGACTCCATTACTGTGAGTGTGGACCTTAAAGTGCGCTCTCTTTTACCTCTGGACCCTTCTGGCCTGCTACTGGGAAGCTGTCCAGTGTCTAATGTTGCACAAGGACAAGCAGTATTCCAGAGTGAATTCCTGGACTGTCGTTTCATGCGCATG GCAACTGCTGACATCCTGGTTTACAAAAATGTCCTGACGTACCAACCCACAACCTCTGCCTTCTACCCATCACCTTTCTCTGAACCCATTGAGTGTACCTATGTAAA GTCTCCTGACTGGACTCCTCCCTTGTATAACCCTGCCCTGGGAGATGCTTCTGGATTTGGAACCCTGACTTTTTCCATGGACATTATGGCAG ATGACTTCAGTGCCCCCAGGGTCTCCACCACGTTCTTCCTGGGGTCACTTATTCCCATCCAGGCTGCAGTGGACCAGCAGTTCCACATGCCTCTGATCCTCTTCCTGGAAGAGTGTGTTGCTGCCACCACTGCAGTGCTGAGTCCTTCAAGCCAGACCTACTCGCTCATCAACAACTATGG GTGCTTTGAGGACAGCAAAACCTCTAACTCCAGGTTCCTGCCCAGATCCCAGACCTCAAATATTCGGGTGTTGGTACAGGCCTTCAAGTTCATGACACAAAATGAT GTTTATCTTCACTGTCAGCTGGTGGCCTGGGACCCTGCACGTTTAAATGACCCCACCAAGAAAGCCTGCAACTTCAACAAGACCACCAACAG GTGGGAGCTACTAGATGATCCTTCACAGTATGTGCTATGTGACTGCTGTACCTCAAGCTGTGTGGGAAGGAGAAAGAGAGATGCAG ATGTGCAGGGACTGAGGCACACTACGGTACTGGGACCACTGAGGATTGTGCCTGAAGAGGATCCAGGTGACTTCTTTGAAACCAAGGTCCCTGCAGTCATCATACAAG AGGAGGATCCAGTTCCCATCTGGGTGATCTTCTTGGCTGGAGCACTGCTAGTGACCGTCCTCCTTGGTGCCCTGTCTCTGATGTACTACTTCTGTGTCTGGTCTCCCTCAGGAGTGCAGACCAAGCCACAGAGTGAGCTACTCATCCCTGCCCAGATAGATGAGGTGCACAGGGTTGTTGGCATTCACTGCAGCTTTCCAAAGGAATCCTAA